In a genomic window of Corynebacterium lizhenjunii:
- a CDS encoding lysylphosphatidylglycerol synthase transmembrane domain-containing protein: protein MEKRKLLSWCISLGILAALGWFFREELDFLQEGLRRLRHAELGPVLLVTVFSFGGVAAMSQVMRLLLAAGDNRVPLRETFAISMASNAWSTTLPAGPAFAAVLTFQVQRRWGASVALCSYFLFISALVSSMWLALIGIAGVFFLKVDMALGSLLATVALMMVAMAVIFWMTEHPAEVSRWLGRRSFRGARRLAAEMQHFHGIHLSRWAFSRVATWSLLHRLLDLLALWASVWAVTGQPPLFHAAENHTTIAGVALAYLTAKLAGSAQVTPAGLGTVEAAIITPLVATGLTAVDATSAAVIYRLISFALVTIIGWIIYFAHYARQGLTYQALNRKD from the coding sequence GTGGAGAAAAGAAAGCTCCTATCCTGGTGCATCTCCCTGGGCATTCTGGCTGCCCTGGGCTGGTTTTTCCGCGAGGAGCTCGACTTCTTGCAAGAGGGCTTGCGGCGCCTGCGCCACGCTGAGCTGGGGCCAGTTCTGCTGGTAACCGTGTTTTCTTTCGGCGGAGTGGCCGCCATGAGCCAGGTGATGCGCCTGCTGCTCGCCGCCGGAGACAACCGCGTGCCGCTGCGCGAGACCTTCGCCATCTCCATGGCATCTAACGCCTGGTCCACTACCTTGCCGGCTGGTCCGGCGTTTGCGGCCGTGCTGACTTTCCAGGTTCAGCGGCGCTGGGGTGCTTCCGTCGCGCTGTGCAGCTACTTCCTGTTTATCTCCGCCCTGGTCTCTTCGATGTGGCTGGCGCTCATTGGCATTGCGGGGGTGTTCTTCCTCAAGGTAGACATGGCGCTGGGCTCCTTGTTGGCGACAGTGGCACTCATGATGGTGGCCATGGCGGTGATCTTTTGGATGACCGAACACCCGGCGGAGGTCTCCCGCTGGCTGGGGCGGCGCTCTTTCCGGGGTGCGCGGCGTCTAGCTGCAGAGATGCAGCACTTCCACGGCATTCACCTCAGCCGCTGGGCTTTTAGCCGCGTGGCCACCTGGTCGCTGCTCCACCGGCTTTTGGACTTGCTGGCGCTGTGGGCTTCCGTATGGGCGGTCACCGGTCAGCCGCCGCTGTTCCACGCAGCGGAGAACCACACCACCATCGCCGGAGTGGCACTGGCTTACCTCACCGCTAAATTAGCTGGCTCCGCGCAAGTTACGCCTGCTGGCCTGGGCACTGTTGAGGCCGCCATTATCACCCCACTGGTGGCCACCGGGCTTACCGCCGTGGATGCCACCTCCGCCGCGGTCATTTACCGCCTCATTTCCTTTGCCCTGGTGACTATCATTGGATGGATCATTTACTTCGCCCACTACGCCCGCCAGGGTTTGACTTACCAGGCCCTCAACCGAAAGGACTGA
- a CDS encoding phosphoenolpyruvate carboxykinase (GTP), translated as MTVQIRGLVGEFPSKNEQLISWISESVDLFQPERVVVIDGSQEEADRLAAELVDKGTLLKLSEEKRPNSYLARSNPSDVARVESRTFICTEKEEDAGPTNNWVDPVKMKEEMTQVYRGSMRGRTMYVVPFCMGPINDPDPKLGVQLTDSAYVVLSMRIMTRMGAEALAKIGDNGDFVHALHSVGAPLEPGQEDVAWPCNDTKYITQFPDTKEIWSYGSGYGGNAILAKKCYALRIASVMAKEEGWMAEHMLILKLTSPEGKNYHVAAAFPSACGKTNLAMITPTIPGWSAQVVGDDIAWMHLREDGLYAVNPENGFFGVAPGTNYASNPIAMKTMEPGNTIFTNVALTDDGDVWWEGMDGDAPDHLIDWLGNDWTPESDGLAAHPNSRYCVPIAQCPTAAPEYDDWRGVKIDAILFGGRRKTTIPLVTQAYSWEHGTMIGSLLSSGQTAAAEGTVGALRHDPMAMLPFIGYNVGDYLQNWIDMGRKGGDKLPSIFLVNWFRRGEDGRFLWPGFGENSRVLKWIVDRIEGRVGADETIVGLTARAEDLDLDGADANLEDVREALAVNPAEWEGDLKDNGDYLTFLGERVPAEVHAQFAALKERVANAQ; from the coding sequence ATGACCGTCCAGATTCGTGGCCTCGTCGGTGAATTTCCGTCGAAGAATGAACAGCTCATTTCGTGGATTAGCGAGAGCGTGGATCTCTTTCAGCCGGAGCGGGTGGTTGTCATCGATGGCTCCCAGGAAGAGGCTGACCGCCTCGCGGCGGAATTGGTAGACAAGGGCACCCTGCTCAAGCTGAGTGAAGAAAAGCGTCCTAATTCCTACCTGGCGCGCTCCAACCCGTCGGATGTGGCCCGCGTGGAGTCCCGTACTTTCATCTGTACGGAAAAGGAAGAGGACGCAGGCCCCACCAATAACTGGGTGGATCCGGTGAAGATGAAAGAGGAGATGACGCAGGTCTACCGCGGTTCCATGCGCGGGCGCACCATGTATGTGGTGCCGTTTTGCATGGGGCCCATTAATGATCCGGACCCGAAGCTGGGCGTGCAGCTCACGGACTCCGCATACGTGGTGTTGTCCATGCGCATTATGACGCGCATGGGTGCAGAAGCCCTGGCCAAGATTGGCGATAATGGCGACTTTGTGCACGCCCTGCACTCCGTGGGTGCCCCGCTGGAGCCGGGTCAGGAAGACGTGGCGTGGCCGTGCAATGACACCAAGTACATCACCCAATTCCCGGATACCAAGGAGATTTGGTCCTACGGTTCCGGCTATGGCGGCAACGCCATCCTGGCTAAGAAGTGCTACGCGCTGCGTATCGCTTCCGTGATGGCTAAGGAGGAAGGCTGGATGGCGGAGCACATGCTCATCCTGAAGCTGACCTCCCCGGAGGGCAAGAACTACCACGTGGCGGCGGCCTTCCCGTCCGCTTGCGGCAAGACCAACCTGGCCATGATCACCCCCACCATTCCGGGCTGGTCCGCACAGGTGGTGGGTGATGATATTGCGTGGATGCACCTGCGTGAGGACGGCCTCTACGCCGTGAACCCGGAGAACGGTTTCTTTGGTGTGGCCCCGGGTACAAACTATGCATCTAACCCGATTGCCATGAAGACCATGGAGCCGGGCAACACCATCTTCACCAACGTCGCACTGACTGATGATGGTGACGTGTGGTGGGAAGGCATGGACGGCGACGCCCCGGATCACCTCATCGACTGGCTGGGCAATGACTGGACCCCGGAGTCTGACGGCCTGGCTGCGCACCCGAACTCGCGTTATTGTGTGCCGATTGCCCAGTGCCCCACCGCGGCGCCGGAGTACGACGACTGGCGCGGGGTCAAGATTGATGCCATTCTCTTTGGTGGGCGCCGCAAGACCACCATTCCGCTGGTAACCCAGGCATACTCTTGGGAGCACGGCACCATGATCGGGTCGCTGCTGTCCTCTGGTCAGACCGCTGCAGCGGAAGGCACTGTGGGCGCACTGCGGCACGACCCGATGGCTATGCTGCCATTCATTGGCTACAACGTGGGCGACTACCTGCAGAACTGGATCGACATGGGCCGCAAGGGCGGCGACAAGCTGCCGTCTATCTTCCTGGTCAACTGGTTCCGCCGTGGCGAGGATGGCCGCTTCCTGTGGCCGGGCTTCGGTGAGAACTCCCGCGTGCTCAAGTGGATCGTGGATCGCATTGAAGGCCGCGTGGGTGCTGATGAGACCATCGTGGGCCTTACTGCCCGCGCCGAGGACCTGGACCTGGACGGCGCCGACGCCAATCTGGAGGACGTACGCGAAGCCCTGGCCGTCAACCCCGCGGAGTGGGAGGGCGACCTCAAGGACAATGGCGACTACCTGACCTTCCTGGGCGAGCGCGTACCCGCCGAGGTCCACGCCCAATTCGCCGCGCTGAAGGAGCGCGTGGCTAACGCCCAGTAG
- a CDS encoding MMPL family transporter, which yields MFFKWGEFSYRHRRIVPLIVIGAITALYMLFGTQLDSRMSQEGWDDPASASTAAAKIELETFGRDNNGDVIILIEDPDANFDAAASYLAALREEHPEQINHITSYFDKRNPNLISDDGQLAFAAIGLRGDAEQTLKDYRAIKDSVFDTDLPIEVGGATAVADALDDGMAGDIARAEKAALPLVGLLLLVVFGSVVAAFMPLIVGGLSILGSLGILSILAGFLQVNTFAQAVVTLLGLGLAIDYGLFMVSRFREELDAGRDTKTAVANTTATAGQTVVFSAAMVAVALSGLFIFPQAFLKSVAYGAISAVGLAALLSVTVLPALFGMLGTNIDKFSVRRASRRARRVEDTWWYRLPKWAMRRAGLVTAGLCALLIALTLPMISMSFGGINETYLPPNHSTRQAQDRFNEEFPAFRTEPVKLVVTGATNPQLVDVYLQVRDIEGLTQPMSPSSPTKDGTTVLSAGIADRADYTRIVHELEAVTAPEGVDLYVGGTPAMEVESLDALIEKLPWMALYIVLATFVLMALVFGSLVLPAKAIIMTLLTAGATLGILTGMFVMGFGADALNFTPGPLMSPVLVLIIAIIYGLSTDYEVFLVSRMVEARRNGYSTDESIARGTAHTGGIITAAALIMIVVAGAFGFSDIVMMKYIAFGMIFALFLDATIVRMLLVPAVMHLLREDNWWAPRLVQRAYERLGHGSATPTAEPADAPPADTPSPVTVAAPTATPAAEVTAELWDAGASASSANAPLPADADPEGEWTVADTVPRAATEAARGGRTTTNDSDLIPFSELLKRLENDQR from the coding sequence GTGTTTTTCAAGTGGGGAGAGTTTTCTTACCGCCACCGGCGGATAGTCCCGCTGATTGTCATAGGCGCTATTACGGCGCTCTACATGCTCTTTGGCACCCAGCTCGATAGCCGCATGAGCCAGGAGGGTTGGGATGATCCGGCCTCGGCATCGACGGCTGCAGCAAAGATTGAGCTGGAGACCTTTGGCCGCGACAACAACGGCGACGTCATCATCTTGATCGAGGACCCCGACGCCAACTTCGACGCCGCAGCCTCCTACCTGGCGGCTCTGCGCGAGGAGCACCCGGAGCAGATTAACCACATCACCAGCTACTTCGATAAACGCAACCCCAACCTGATCAGCGACGACGGCCAGCTGGCGTTTGCGGCCATCGGCCTGCGCGGGGATGCCGAACAAACCCTCAAGGACTACCGGGCCATCAAGGACTCGGTCTTTGACACGGACTTGCCCATTGAGGTCGGCGGCGCCACCGCAGTGGCCGACGCCCTTGATGACGGCATGGCCGGAGACATCGCGCGCGCCGAAAAGGCGGCGTTGCCACTGGTGGGCCTGCTACTACTGGTGGTCTTTGGCTCCGTGGTGGCAGCATTCATGCCGCTAATTGTCGGCGGCCTGTCCATCCTGGGCTCCCTGGGTATCTTGTCCATCCTGGCGGGATTCTTACAGGTCAATACCTTTGCCCAGGCAGTGGTGACCTTGCTGGGGCTGGGCTTGGCCATCGACTACGGCCTGTTTATGGTCTCGCGCTTCCGTGAGGAACTCGACGCCGGACGCGACACCAAAACCGCGGTGGCCAACACCACCGCCACGGCAGGCCAAACAGTGGTGTTTTCTGCCGCCATGGTGGCCGTGGCCCTTTCCGGGTTGTTTATCTTCCCGCAGGCCTTCTTGAAATCCGTGGCCTATGGCGCGATTTCCGCGGTGGGCCTGGCGGCATTGCTCTCCGTCACCGTACTGCCTGCGCTGTTTGGCATGCTGGGCACCAACATTGATAAATTCTCCGTCCGCCGCGCCTCCCGGCGGGCCCGCCGCGTGGAGGACACCTGGTGGTACCGCCTGCCCAAGTGGGCCATGCGCCGCGCCGGACTGGTCACCGCCGGCCTGTGTGCCCTGCTCATCGCACTGACCTTGCCGATGATCTCCATGAGCTTCGGCGGTATCAACGAGACCTACTTGCCACCCAACCACTCCACCCGCCAGGCCCAAGACCGCTTCAACGAAGAGTTTCCCGCCTTCCGCACCGAACCTGTCAAGCTCGTGGTCACCGGCGCCACCAACCCCCAATTGGTAGACGTCTACCTGCAGGTGCGCGACATCGAGGGCTTGACCCAGCCCATGTCCCCGTCCTCCCCCACCAAGGACGGCACCACAGTGCTCTCCGCTGGCATCGCAGACCGCGCCGACTACACCCGCATTGTCCACGAACTCGAAGCCGTCACCGCCCCGGAGGGCGTGGACCTCTACGTCGGCGGCACCCCCGCCATGGAAGTCGAATCCCTCGACGCCCTCATTGAGAAGCTGCCCTGGATGGCGCTCTACATTGTCCTAGCCACCTTCGTGCTCATGGCGTTAGTCTTCGGTTCACTGGTGCTCCCGGCCAAGGCGATTATCATGACGCTGCTCACCGCCGGGGCCACCCTGGGTATCCTCACCGGCATGTTCGTAATGGGCTTTGGCGCCGACGCCCTCAACTTCACCCCCGGCCCGCTCATGTCCCCCGTGCTAGTGCTCATCATCGCCATCATCTACGGGCTTTCCACCGACTACGAGGTCTTCTTGGTCTCCCGCATGGTCGAGGCCCGCCGCAACGGCTACTCCACCGACGAGTCCATCGCCCGCGGCACCGCCCACACCGGCGGCATTATCACCGCCGCAGCCCTGATCATGATTGTCGTCGCCGGCGCCTTCGGCTTCTCCGACATCGTGATGATGAAGTACATCGCCTTCGGCATGATCTTCGCCCTCTTTTTGGATGCCACCATCGTGCGCATGTTGCTGGTCCCCGCCGTCATGCACCTACTGCGGGAGGACAACTGGTGGGCCCCGCGCCTGGTCCAGCGCGCCTATGAGCGCCTCGGTCACGGCTCTGCCACCCCCACAGCAGAGCCTGCCGATGCCCCGCCTGCCGATACCCCCTCCCCCGTCACCGTCGCAGCCCCCACCGCAACCCCTGCCGCAGAGGTAACTGCAGAGCTGTGGGATGCAGGGGCATCGGCAAGCTCTGCAAATGCGCCGTTACCGGCAGACGCGGACCCTGAGGGCGAATGGACAGTTGCGGACACGGTCCCGCGCGCGGCCACCGAGGCCGCCCGCGGCGGGCGCACCACCACCAACGACTCAGACCTCATCCCCTTTAGCGAACTGCTCAAACGCCTCGAAAACGACCAACGGTAG
- a CDS encoding NYN domain-containing protein, which produces MPGTYLLVWDAPNMDMGLGSILGGRPTAAHRPRFDALGRWVVHQAFAREATPNATVFTNVSPTGAESIRSWVEAIRNVGFGVFAKPKLTEDSDVDPDMLDYIESHRADLTGLTVASADGQNFQELIEELIAESIPVTVLGFREHASWAVSHPDIEFVDLEDIEGVFREPLPRISLDNLPEEGAWLAPLRPLTALVEQQR; this is translated from the coding sequence ATGCCCGGTACCTATCTGCTGGTATGGGACGCCCCCAACATGGACATGGGGCTGGGATCCATCCTGGGCGGCAGGCCCACCGCCGCCCACCGGCCGCGCTTTGATGCCCTAGGCCGGTGGGTGGTCCACCAGGCGTTTGCGCGTGAGGCCACCCCGAATGCCACCGTATTTACTAATGTCAGCCCCACCGGTGCAGAATCCATCCGCAGTTGGGTGGAGGCCATCCGCAACGTGGGCTTCGGAGTTTTTGCCAAGCCCAAGCTGACGGAAGATTCCGATGTGGACCCAGACATGCTGGACTACATCGAGTCCCACCGGGCGGATCTCACCGGCCTGACGGTGGCTAGCGCCGATGGGCAGAACTTCCAGGAACTCATCGAGGAGCTCATTGCGGAGTCCATCCCGGTTACCGTTCTGGGCTTTCGCGAGCACGCCTCCTGGGCGGTTAGCCACCCCGACATCGAGTTCGTAGACCTCGAAGACATCGAGGGCGTCTTCCGGGAGCCGCTGCCGCGTATTAGCCTGGATAACCTGCCTGAGGAAGGCGCGTGGCTGGCGCCGCTGCGCCCGCTGACCGCGCTAGTCGAGCAGCAGCGCTAG
- the trmB gene encoding tRNA (guanosine(46)-N7)-methyltransferase TrmB, whose translation MNNPQNRPLQTDFNTVFGNDLDYPRLGNVTFRRGTLTPNQEALFAEHWPRLGAELADARLDIDAWFGRRGAKTIVEIGSGTGTSTAAMAPLEADTNIIAVELYKPGLAKLLGAVVRGEIPNIRMVRGDGMEVLMRMIAPESLDGIRVFFPDPWPKARHHKRRIIQSGPLNLFASRLKKGGVLHVATDHAEYAEWINELTDVEPALEFKGWPWPECPQLTDRQVITKFEGKGLDKDHVISEYLWEKK comes from the coding sequence ATGAATAACCCGCAGAATCGCCCGCTCCAAACGGACTTCAACACCGTCTTTGGTAATGACCTCGACTACCCGCGCCTGGGCAACGTCACCTTCCGACGCGGCACCCTGACCCCCAACCAGGAGGCCCTCTTCGCCGAGCATTGGCCGCGGCTGGGAGCAGAGCTTGCCGATGCCCGCCTGGACATCGACGCCTGGTTCGGCCGCAGAGGCGCCAAGACAATCGTAGAGATTGGCTCCGGCACCGGCACCTCCACGGCCGCCATGGCACCACTGGAGGCAGACACCAACATTATCGCCGTCGAACTGTACAAACCCGGCCTGGCCAAGCTGCTAGGCGCCGTGGTGCGCGGTGAGATTCCCAATATCCGCATGGTGCGCGGCGACGGCATGGAAGTACTCATGCGCATGATCGCCCCGGAATCCCTGGACGGCATTCGGGTCTTTTTCCCCGACCCCTGGCCCAAGGCCCGCCACCACAAGCGCCGCATTATCCAATCCGGGCCGTTAAACCTCTTTGCCTCCCGGTTAAAGAAAGGTGGCGTGCTGCACGTGGCCACGGACCACGCGGAGTACGCGGAATGGATAAACGAACTGACAGACGTCGAGCCCGCGCTGGAGTTTAAAGGCTGGCCGTGGCCAGAATGCCCACAGCTAACCGACCGCCAGGTGATAACCAAGTTTGAAGGCAAGGGCCTGGATAAAGACCACGTGATTAGCGAATACCTCTGGGAGAAGAAATAA
- a CDS encoding DUF3054 domain-containing protein — protein MRPAPLFDICALILFALFARAAHPPFTFSGAVDAFWPWAVGALVGWGIVSVVRPKNDYGEGAIVWPCAIGIGMLLWILVNGHLPHYTFLLVASIMSFLLMFGWRVIAMRRNARGARNASSSRNAGSARPTDNPRPTRRPRRQ, from the coding sequence ATGCGTCCCGCCCCCTTATTCGACATCTGCGCCCTGATACTTTTTGCCCTCTTCGCCCGCGCCGCCCACCCGCCTTTTACCTTCTCCGGAGCCGTGGACGCCTTCTGGCCGTGGGCGGTGGGCGCGCTGGTGGGCTGGGGCATAGTCAGCGTCGTGCGTCCCAAGAATGATTATGGCGAAGGTGCCATTGTGTGGCCGTGTGCCATCGGCATTGGCATGCTGCTGTGGATTCTGGTCAACGGCCACCTCCCCCACTACACATTCCTGCTGGTGGCCTCCATCATGAGCTTCCTGCTGATGTTCGGTTGGCGCGTTATCGCCATGCGTCGCAATGCACGCGGCGCGCGAAATGCGAGCAGCTCGCGAAATGCCGGCAGCGCCCGGCCCACGGATAACCCCCGCCCCACGCGTCGCCCGCGGCGTCAGTAA
- a CDS encoding MptD family putative ECF transporter S component, producing MSQKNSATPAPTPVTTNPASAASAPTPAPTGLNSAHRLNTRDLINAGVFSALYFVVTYATGMVGFAGPQFMFLGWFIGIIANGIVLALYVARTPKLGALTILGGLNGLVFMLTGHYFWTLLGGIGLGFLADLLITKTGVSVPKIFPVAYGVLCMWIAFPFIPLVLDSDAYFADIAEQMGPQYADVMSHLFQPWTIAAVVLGAVISGLIGGFFGVRVSRKHFESAGLL from the coding sequence ATGTCTCAGAAAAACTCCGCCACCCCGGCTCCGACGCCAGTAACCACGAATCCTGCATCGGCAGCCTCAGCCCCAACCCCGGCCCCAACGGGCCTCAACAGTGCACACCGCCTGAACACACGGGACCTGATCAACGCCGGTGTCTTCTCCGCGCTCTACTTTGTGGTTACCTATGCCACCGGAATGGTGGGCTTTGCGGGGCCACAATTCATGTTCCTGGGCTGGTTCATCGGCATCATTGCGAACGGCATTGTGCTGGCGCTGTACGTTGCGCGCACCCCGAAGCTGGGCGCGCTGACAATCCTCGGGGGTCTCAATGGTCTCGTCTTTATGCTCACGGGTCACTACTTTTGGACGCTGCTGGGTGGCATTGGCCTGGGGTTCCTTGCGGATCTGCTAATCACCAAGACGGGGGTGAGCGTTCCGAAGATCTTCCCGGTGGCTTATGGCGTTCTGTGCATGTGGATTGCCTTCCCCTTTATTCCGCTGGTTCTGGACTCGGACGCCTACTTCGCTGACATTGCGGAGCAAATGGGACCCCAGTACGCCGACGTCATGTCACATCTTTTCCAGCCGTGGACCATCGCGGCTGTGGTGCTGGGAGCGGTCATCTCCGGGCTCATCGGCGGATTCTTCGGCGTGCGGGTTAGCCGCAAGCATTTTGAAAGCGCTGGTCTGCTGTGA